The Ziziphus jujuba cultivar Dongzao chromosome 12, ASM3175591v1 sequence ATCTGTACTTTGAAGATCCATCCagtcaaagaaaaaataaaaaggaaaaaaataaaaggaaaaaggaataaaactgacccattatttcttcttctttttaaccTTACCACTGCAAAACAGagaaccaaaaccaaaaaaactgATGGTAACTTTGGAAATGTATGGAGGTGTGAGATTTATAACAGGACTGATTCTAACCCCGTTTCCATAAGATCCGTTTTTCCTCAGACACGGTTTCTGTGTTGAATAATTGTTTGGATAATAGTTACTTGAACAAGATGAAACCGATGATCTTCTGCTTGACACAGATTGTTGTCTCTGCAAATTTGGTTTCTGGGTTTCTTTCGGAATTGTTGTAGTTTGCTTTGAACTTGGTGCTGATCCAGTTGAATTGCTCCTTGAAAGGAAATGCAACGATTTTATCAAACTCTTACCTCTAGCAGTATCAAAATTCAGACTGCTACTTCTTCTAAACTGCCAGAAGGACTTACTTGCAGgcttttcatcttcttcttcttcagcatCAAAACTGGCTGATAAGAATTCCTTCAACCTCTTCTTCTCTGTATTGTTAATCTCAGTACTGGGATGGTGAACAGGAGGCTTAGGAGGCTCATTTTGGTGATGGGTGTTTTTAGAAGCAATGAAATTGCTTTTCTTGATTTGGGCAGGAAGAATCTTACCATTGGAGAAAAGCTCATCAGCTGAAGAAAGTTCTAGTGTGAGATTATTGACAATGCAGAAGTTGAAATCAGAACTTGAATCCAAGAGAGAGGAATCCAATCTATGATCTTCTATTGGCACTGTGTTCCTCTGGTTTAGATCATGAGAAAATGAGATTCTTGGACTGATTCCTGGGCTGGAAATCTCAGAGCAGACATCAATGGCCAtggaaaaatggaaattaaCTTTGCTAGCTAAGCTAGCaatgttttttttcaaaacagtAAAAGCAAAATCTGTTTTCTGAAAATACCCCAAGTCTTCAAATCTCCAACCCTTCTGGTTCTAATTCAAAGAAAGCCAAGAATGATGCTGCATGTTAACAGATTTGGAgtcaaaaagaaaggaaaaaaaaaaaaaaaagtgatgaaGGAAGAATTTGAATCATACGGAGAATAAGAAGTCAGAAATGGCAGCTTTAGCCTTTTACATTTTTGTCTGAGGTTTTGAGCTTATATATATCTCATTGAATCCAGCATTGAAGGGATCTCAATTATGGAGATTAAAACAGAGGGATAATTGAACCGTTTTTTATTGACACCAagttaaacataaaaaaagaaagaagaggaaaaaaaaaaaaaagggaatgaaAGTGTTTGAATTTAAGCACCGAAAGGCTACCCAAAGGATACTCTTCTAGGGGGGTTTCCAATGAAACTTTTACTTTAATGGAAACCCAGACTGAAAGTGAGTGACTGTGAAGCTTTGCCCTCAATGATTTTATGGGATTTATGACATAAAGAAAACTATATTaacatacaattaaaaaaagtatTAGTTTATTCAGGATTTTTGCGGCACCAAGTTGATCACAATCATGCATCACAAGTAAAGATTTTAactcctttctttttttgtttttttctccttctcttTCTATGAACAGGAAATTGGTCAGGAATGGatctaattaacaataaaataaagattagTATTTAGATAAAAATACCATCAGATCtaaaagggattttttttttttttttttaacagagaAAAAATGGTTTCTAAGCTTTTACAGTCTAAACTAGAATTATTTTTAGAGTAAGGTGTATTGGTGTTGTTCTCTAACTGGTTGACAAGAAATTGATGATtgataagccaaacaattatgtggCACGCTAGGTGGGGTCCCTTGAGGGATTGGAGACTTGCCCAAATTATGTTATTTTGCAATAGGGATATTATTGCTGTAATATAACCTTAGCTACAATTTAGACctcgttttattttatttttttacttatgaCTGCTTTTTAACTACCACAAGAAACAAGGAGCTTCTAAAGGTTGAAAATTGCCACTTCTCATTAGTCATCCTTCTTCAACCACAATAAGAtagtttttgaataaattaaacataGAGTTCATCCTCCTTCAACCACAGTAATAtagtttttgaataaattaaacatGGAGTTACTTTGTAGCAtagatatttttacaatttttttatgtaaatatttacAAAGTCCATTATCAATGTGACATTTATGCATCACACAAATATAATACATATCATCCCtcgtcatttattttaatttatacataATCCAACACAGTTTGGCATTTTAAAACAGATATTATGGTAGATATCCACTcatcaacatttttttaaaaaaaaaaaaaaagaaaaaaaaaaagagagaggaacaCATTGCAAAAATGTAAAGCAGGAAGATCAAGATTTGACACTGtgtccaaataaataaaaagtaaacagGATTTgacacatttttcttttttttttttttttttttttatggttaatGTAATGGGAATTtgtaacaaaaaaaacaaagttgaTTAGGTTGTAATTTGACAGGTTGGGAATGAAgacaataatgaataaataagatAGGGAAGAAGGTTGAAGGAATGGAGAGGGGATGGTCCACAAAATGCAAATGCTGAGGGCAGAGAGCCAAAGACCCACAGCCTCTGTGTCAGTCTGAAGCAGTCCTTTTGCTAAGATTGTTCATTCCTCGTCCCACCCTTCACATGTTACATGTCCATCCCAATCACATATCACATTTGCCTCCCTACGATGCATTTGGCATCTCCCTTCTTCCACTTCATATTGTCTCATTTTCCCccatttctactttttttttatttttgtattttatattttccatGACAAGACCtcgaatattatttgttattatttttctttttcaaaatattaatataataatttaaaataatcatttattatagtttttccGTTGATTTGTGTGGAtatggatttatatatatatatatatatataaagaaaattttatggtgcggattatagtaaaattgataattttttttatgtatatatacacaataaaattattatttttttatataatctgcactataaaattattatatatatatatatatatatatgacatagtaaatattttaatgtagAGATGGAATACCCAAAATTTCAACATATGCTTCGTCATTAAAGGGTAAATAGAGGAAGGAGACTTTTCGTTGTACACAATGCTTTGACACGTAAAAGAGATTATTAATAAAGCATTAGCCATTTGTTTGTTCCTACAATATTTACCACTATTAGATCACGTTTGGTATGCTTCTTAATCgcaattttttcctttaaagacttttttttttggggggggggggaggactTCTTAAGACTTAAAAGGCAGTTTTTAGAgtgtttgaataatttttttctttaataaaaattttagacTTTTAGAAGACCTCTTAACAAAAATTATTGGCTTTGTTTGATATAGTTTATGAGAAAggcatttataaaaatatttggataattctttgaaaatacttaagattttataaaaaaatttccaaataaaaaatagcttTTTCCAAAGCGTTTAGAGAGAAGTATAAGCAAAAACTACATGAAGTAGAACCTATGAAGAAGCATAAATAAAGGTATACTAAATAATgccttgataaaaaaaaaaaaaaacagaaaaataattttgacatCAAAAATTTCCCAAATgcgaataaaacaaaaaaaaaaaaaattacaggcCTTGCCTTTTTTAAACCcagtaaacaaataaagatagctTGATCCAATGGGCCGGAAGACCCATTAGGTCAACCCAACAGGATGTTGATAGAGAGTTGGGTAGTAAGTTAACGAAAAAGCCCAATTTGTGGCAGGTGGGTCGACTGTCGACCCAAGTTCCTTGTCCGATTGATTTTTCCACAAAGAATGCTCAGTTACAATTTCCAGAACAAAAATCTGAGATCCTTGAGCGAAAGAATCCAGAGTCCACGGAATCTCTTTTTGTCATCTCATCCCAGTAACGGTTAACTGGTGCCCattggtaaattatttattattaaattattttattctctgTAATATAGCGTGGTATCCAAGTATttgttagggttttatttcttttggtcGTCAAAATCTCAGCTTCAATACCACGCGTTTCGCCATCTGATTGATTCTGTGGGTGGGTCATTAGCTGTTGACGGAATGCCGGCGAAAGACGATAACTCCGATAAGGAGAAGAATCTGGAGCTCTTCTTGAGTATCGGATTGGATGAGCGAACTGCCAAAAACACCGTTGCTAACAGCAAAGTCACTGCTAATCTCATTGCCGTCATTCACGAGGTACGGATTTTTCCCGTTTTAGCTTTGTTTGGTTGccgcgaaaaaaaaaaaaaaaattctttttcaatatcattttttttctttttttcttttaattaaaagaCTGAAATGGTGAAGTCAACTAGGAAAAAGAAATCTTCATCTgatgaaagaagaaaatgacGAAAGCTTCTGAAGTAAAATGATTAGAGAAGTTTTTCTGAGAGTCAATTCAGTATGGCTCTCAATTTTCTCGGTTTAGCTTTGTTTGATTgccgaggaaaaaaaaaaattagtgtcagttttttttttttttttttggttcttttttctattaatgGAGATATCGAAATGCTGAAGTAagctaagaaaaagaaatggaagaagaaaatgacagaaaatttttaagtaaaatgaTATATGGCTCTCAGTTTTCGCGGAGCGTTTCTGTTCTGATATATTCATTTTTCTCtatattcaatttcaattgGAGTCTATTTTATGGAAATGAGATGTAATTTTTGTGATTTCCCATTAGATTTTATACATGCATGTTCTTGTTGTGcaaattttttagtttattcgAACTATTCTTATATGTTTTTAACTAATTTCCAGGCTGCGGTTACTAATGGATGCAGTAGAAGTGTTGGAAATCTCTTATACACGGTAAATACAATTGATAAATGCTTATGGATAAGTTATTTGAGAATATTAATGCAAAAAATCCTGTTTTCATTGCTAATTTCTGGCTCTCTTTTACCATAGTAGATTCTGATTGGGTGGGCATAGTTTCCTACTTAATTCTCTTTATCTATTGTTAATAGTATGTGCATATAAACTGCTCACTGGTGCCATGTTCTGGCAGGTCGCTACAAAGTACCCCGCGAATGCGCTTGTGCATCGCCCAACATTACTGGAATATGTTGTTTCATCAAAGGTTGGTGCTTTAACCTTCTCTTCTGATTCCAAAAAAGAGTGCATTAATTAATGTACTTACATGGTTGGTTTTTGCAGATTAAAACAACAGCTCAGTTAGAAGCAGCGTttacatttttttcaaatactggCCCAGAAGATTTTAAGCTGAATGAATTTGAAGATGCATGTGGTGTTGGTATGGAAATTGACTCATCTTTATTAAAGTGTAGTGTTTCTTTCTAATGTTTTCGACCTGGTTTTTAATGCATGCAAAACGTAATATTATAATTGCTTTAACTGTATTTGCAAGCAGGTGTTGAGGTTtcagaagaagaaattaaagaagCTGTAAATGAGATTTTTGAACAGAATAAGGAAGTAATTTTGGAGCAGCGCTATCGAATAAATTGTTAGTACTTATATTTTTTCCCAGAAATGATTATATCTCCTAATATATCtcccattattatttattatcctaTCTCTGTTATATACTTTATTCTGTATGTGAATATGATATACTTTATTGTGTTATGAGATAATTCTGTTTGTTatggaaaatttatatttggtgtAATTTTGAAGTTAAATATATAATCTTTATCCAAATTCAAGTTTTCT is a genomic window containing:
- the LOC107429467 gene encoding uncharacterized protein LOC107429467, yielding MAIDVCSEISSPGISPRISFSHDLNQRNTVPIEDHRLDSSLLDSSSDFNFCIVNNLTLELSSADELFSNGKILPAQIKKSNFIASKNTHHQNEPPKPPVHHPSTEINNTEKKRLKEFLSASFDAEEEEDEKPASKSFWQFRRSSSLNFDTARGKSLIKSLHFLSRSNSTGSAPSSKQTTTIPKETQKPNLQRQQSVSSRRSSVSSCSSNYYPNNYSTQKPCLRKNGSYGNGVRISPVINLTPPYISKVTISFFGFGSLFCSGKVKKKKK